In Prionailurus viverrinus isolate Anna chromosome C2, UM_Priviv_1.0, whole genome shotgun sequence, one DNA window encodes the following:
- the USF3 gene encoding basic helix-loop-helix domain-containing protein USF3 isoform X2: protein MRLLQKSSTVERHRKKKINAGINRIGELIPCSPALKQSKNMILDQAFKYITELKRQNDELLLNGGNNEQAEEIKKLRKQLEEIQKENGRYIELLKANDICLYDDPTIHWKGNLKNSKVSVVIPSDQVQKNIIVYSNGSQPCGNSQGTAVQGITFNVGHNLQKQTANVVPVQRTCNLVTPVSISGVYPSENKPWHQTTVSALAANQPVPLCLPATIPAQNILELSTSESESSVLGATNGPLIAVPIGPEPHQHRSVHTCLSDQSSPENKNGQESPKLLKKTVPCATGVPTTSSATATKVHHGSQSCLSIQDFRNDFQTTFVVSVTTTVCSQPPRSAGDACPVSISKGADSASVTAAVAPSAPAGGKTTTPVSTLSANPLDNSWTLSCSLPSSSVSASDLKNINSLTRISSAGNTQTTWTTLQLAGNTIQPLSQTPSSAVTPVLNESGSSPPTTSHSRHVATGVNMNNSFPADGQVVEQVVVTLPSCPSLPMQPLIAQPQVKSQPPKSILPLNSAMQVIQMAQPVGSAVNAATANQNVIILQPPSTTPCPTVMRAEVPNQTVGQQIVIIQAANQNPLPLLSAPPPGSVRLPVSGANALLGSNSSVQNVSTPQTFGGKHLVHILPRPSSLSTSSSTQTFSVTMSNQQQPQTISLNGQLFALQPVMSSSGTTNQTPMQIIQPTTSEDPNTNVALNTFGALASLNQSISQMAGQSCVQLSISQPANPPTAASSQTIPVHSVSLTTTVASPMTTDNSATLPSTYSLVTTPSVNTVACLPNVKSKRFKKPGAKKHLAAHKSTCPPNPVREVGKLACPGTEATAEPSCGDGLLESLPVVLPSVTMSQANCVSVSGSHSLDVLNPESVIPESVPKSKSTEESSSPSQASVMSEHFVMAPAKSKDSAPILQQEASQDKPPASLALSDAAKCCTSASVLIPSPNDPHLLVSQVSGLSSTTSTTSTDCASEVEIIAEPCRVEQDSSDTMQTTGLLKGQGLTALLSGLAKEKDSQKLSLSVPVDHPDFPSENSKMADSSVDLHPKQELLLMNSDDRGPGQHHSCVPDQEVINGSLLVSRQADSPMSTSSGSSRSFSVASMLPETTREDVTSNATTNTCDSCTFVEQTDIVALAARAIFDQENLEKGRAGTQADMREVTSKPSEASPLEGDQPFKTQMSKESGPGQAEATPNEFNSQDSIEATVDRSLGKPSCSVGIKTSNASLQVSTSQPPSITSLSVNNLIHQSTISHPLVSCAGLSQTAEQAPVPATVNLTVASSSYGGQPPGPALMTEYSQEQLNTITGTIPNPQVQEPLLKPSQESRKDSAKRAVQDDLLLSSAKRQKHCQPAPLRLEAMSLMNRTPDSISDQTQMMVSQLPPNSANSVVPISNPAHGDGLARLFPPSNNFGAPALRQTEVQCNSQNSVTEQQQTQASQHLQALQQHVPAQGVSHLHGNHLYLKQQQQQQQQQAGQLRERHHLYQLQRHAPHAESSVHSQPHNVHQQRTLQQEVQMQKKRNLVQGTQASQLSLQPKHHGTDQSRPKSGQPHPHHQQMQQQMQQHFGSSQPEKSCENPSTSRSHHNHPQNHLSQDMIHQQQDVGSRQQGSGVSSEHVSGHNPLQRLLTSRGIEQQMVSQPSIVTRPSDMPCTPHRPERNRVSSYSAEALIGKTSSNSEQRMGMSLQGSRVSDQLEMRSYLDVPRNKSLAVHNMQGRVDHTVASDIRLTDCQTFKPSGASQQPQSNFEVQSSRNSEIGNPVSSLRSMQSQAFRISQNPGPPPIDRQKRLSYPPVQSIPTGNAIPPRDSENTCHQSFMQSLLAPHLGDQVLGSQRSLSEHQRNTQCGPSSAIDYNCPPTHESVHIRRESESQNRESCDMSLGAINTRNSTLNIPFSSSSSSGDIQGRNTSPNVSVQKSNPMRITDSHGTKGHMNPPVTTNMHGVARPALPHPSVSHGNAEQGPPVRPTNSSVPQRSRHPLQDSSGSKIRQPERNRSGNQRHSNVFDPSLPHLPLSTSGSMILGRQQAATEKRGSIVRFMPDSPQVPNDNSAPDQHTLSQNFGFPFIPEGGMNPPINANTSFIPQVTQPSATRTPALIPVDPQNTLPSFYPPYSPAHPTLSNDISIPYFSNQMFSNPSTEKVNSGSLNNRFGSILSPPRPVGFAQPSFPLLPDMPPMHMTNSHLSNFNMTSLFPEIATALPDGSAMSPLLTIANSSASDSSKQSSNRPAHNISHILGHDCSSAV, encoded by the exons TGGAGAggcatagaaagaagaaaatcaatgcTGGAATAAACAGGATAGGAGAGCTGATCCCATGTTCCCCTGCCCTGAAGCAG AGCAAGAATATGATCCTGGACCAAGCCTTTAAATATATAACAGAACTGAAAAGGCAAAATGATGAACTCCTGCTTAATGGAGGAAACAATGAACAAG ctgaagaaattaaaaagctaCGTAAACAATTGgaagaaattcaaaaagaaaatggccgATATATTGAATTACTGAAAGCAAATGACATATGCCTATATGATGACCCTACAATCCACTGGAAAGGAAATCTTAAAAACTCAAAGGTCTCTGTTGTTATTCCCAGTGATCAGGTTCAAAAAAATATCATTGTTTATTCCAACGGGAGTCAGCCTTGTGGAAATAGCCAGGGAACAGCTGTTCAGGGGATAACCTTTAATGTTGGTCATAATTTACAAAAGCAGACCGCCAATGTGGTGCCAGTACAGAGGACTTGCAATCTTGTGACTCCTGTGTCTATTTCTGGAGTTTACCCTTCTGAAAACAAGCCATGGCATCAGACCACAGTTTCTGCATTGGCTGCCAACCAGCCTGTTCCTCTTTGTCTTCCTGCTACCATTCCTGCTCAAAATATTCTCGAGCTTTCCACCTCTGAAAGCGAATCGAGCGTGCTTGGTGCCACCAACGGCCCACTGATCGCAGTTCCCATTGGGCCTGAACCTCACCAACATCGTTCCGTGCACACGTGTCTAAGTGATCAAAGTTCTCCTGAAAATAAGAATGGGCAAGAGAGCCCCAAATTATTGAAGAAAACAGTCCCTTGTGCCACAGGCGTCCCCACCACTTCCTCAGCGACTGCCACTAAAGTGCACCACGGAAGCCAGTCCTGCCTGAGCATCCAGGATTTCAGAAATGATTTTCAAACCACCTTTGTTGTCTCAGTTACCACCACGGTCTGTTCCCAGCCTCCCAGATCTGCAGGTGATGCTTGTCCAGTGAGCATCAGCAAGGGTGCAGACTCGGCGAGTGTTACCGCAGCGGTGGCCCCTTCTGCCCCTGCAGGAGGGAAGACCACCACTCCTGTAAGCACTCTTTCTGCAAACCCTTTGGACAATAGTTGGActctttcttgttctttgccTTCTTCCAGTGTTAGTGCGTCGGATTTGAAAAACATTAATAGCCTTACCCGAATTTCCTCCGCTGGAAACACACAGACGACGTGGACTACTTTGCAACTGGCGGGAAACACTATTCAGCCCTTAAGCCAGACACCTTCTTCTGCAGTGACTCCGGTATTAAATGAGTCTGGTAGCAGCCCTCCCACGACCAGCCACAGTAGACACGTCGCTACGGGCGTCAACATGAATAATTCCTTTCCCGCAGACGGGCAGGTGGTTGAGCAAGTAGTTGTCACCTTGCCTTCTTGTCCATCTTTACCTATGCAGCCACTAATTGCCCAACCACAAGTTAAATCTCAGCCTCCAAAAAGTATCCTTCCATTGAATTCAGCAATGCAAGTGATTcagatggctcagccagttgggtcGGCTGTGAATGCAGCTACAGCGAATCAAAATGTTATCATTCTTCAGCCCCCCAGCACCACCCCTTGCCCAACAGTGATGAGAGCAGAGGTTCCCAACCAAACAGTGGGTCAGCAGATAGTGATCATACAGGCAGCTAATCAGAACCCTTTGCCACTCCTCTCAGCTCCACCTCCTGGTTCTGTTCGACTCCCTGTCAGTGGAGCCAATGCTCTACTAGGGTCTAATAGTTCAGTGCAAAATGTTTCAACCCCCCAGACTTTTGGAGGAAAGCATCTTGTCCATATATTACCAAGACCTTCATCTCTATCAACATCTAGTTCaacacaaactttttctgttacCATGTCAAACCAACAACAGCCTCAAACCATTTCTTTAAATGGACAGCTCTTTGCTTTGCAGCCTGTGATGTCCTCATCAGGAACTACAAATCAAACCCCTATGCAAATTATCCAACCCACCACCAGCGAAGATCCAAACACCAATGTTGCCCTGAATACATTTGGAGCTTTGGCCAGCCTCAATCAAAGCATATCACAGATGGCTGGGCAGAGCTGTGTACAGTTGTCTATTAGCCAGCCTGCCAATCCCCCAACTGCCGCAAGTAGTCAAACCATCCCAGTTCACAGTGTTTCATTAACAACAACAGTAGCATCTCCCATGACAACCGATAATTCAGCCACACTACCCAGTACTTATAGTCTGGTAACTACTCCCTCAGTGAACACTGTAGCTTGTTTACCTAATGTGAAGTCAAAAAGGTTTAAGAAGCCAGGTGCCAAGAAACACTTAGCAGCTCACAAGTCCACATGTCCCCCGAATCCAGTCAGAGAGGTGGGCAAGTTAGCCTGCCCCGGCACTGAAGCCACAGCAGAGCCGTCATGTGGTGATGGACTGCTGGAAAGCCTCCCTGTCGTGTTACCGTCTGTCACCATGTCCCAGGCAAATTGTGTGAGTGTTTCTGGTTCACATTCTTTGGATGTTCTAAATCCTGAATCCGTGATACCCGAATCTGTACCCAAATCTAAGTCAACAGAAGAGTCTAGCTCACCCTCCCAAGCATCTGTAATGAGTGAACATTTTGTAATGGCCCCAGCAAAATCCAAAGATTCTGCCCCCATTCTGCAGCAAGAGGCATCTCAGGATAAGCCACCAGCTAGTTTGGCATTGTCAGATGCTGCCAAATGCTGCACTTCAGCCAGCGTGTTGATTCCATCTCCAAATGATCCCCACCTTTTGGTTTCTCAGGTTTCTGGGCTCTCATCCACCACTAGCACTACAAGCACTGACTGTGCTTCTGAGGTAGAAATCATTGCTGAACCTTGCAGAGTGGAGCAAGACTCATCAGATACGATGCAAACGACAGGTCTGTTAAAGGGGCAGGGTTTGACTGCATTGCTGTCTGGTCTTGCTAAAGAAAAAGACTCTCAGAAATTGTCTCTTTCGGTGCCAGTGGACCATCCTGACTTTCCTTCTGAAAATTCTAAAATGGCGGATTCAAGTGTCGATTTACATCCCAAACAGGAGCTGTTACTGATGAACAGTGATGACAGAGGTCCGGGGCAACATCACTCCTGCGTCCCTGATCAGGAGGTTATTAATGGCTCCTTGCTTGTCAGCAGGCAGGCCGACTCTCCCATGTCCACCAGCTCTGGCAGTAGTCGTAGTTTCTCAGTTGCATCCATGCTTCCTGAAACGACGAGAGAGGATGTCACCAGCAATGCAACAACGAATACCTGTGACAGCTGTACCTTTGTAGAGCAAACTGATATAGTTGCTCTTGCTGCAAGAGCTATTTTTGACCAGGAGAACCTTGAGAAGGGAAGAGCTGGCACCCAGGCTGATATGAGGGAGGTTACTTCAAAGCCTTCTGAAGCCTCACCGTTAGAGGGAGACCAGCCTTTCAAAACACAGATGTCTAAAGAGAGTGGCCCAGGACAGGCAGAAGCAACACCAAATGAATTTAATTCTCAGGACTCAATCGAAGCAACTGTGGATCGATCCCTCGGAAAACCAAGTTGTTCTGTAGGAATCAAAACATCAAATGCCTCTTTACAGGTTTCGACTTCTCAGCCACCAAGCATCACCAGTTTAAGTGTCAATAATCTTATCCACCAGAGCACCATCAGCCATCCTCTGGTCAGCTGTGCTGGTCTATCCCAAACCGCAGAGCAAGCACCTGTTCCGGCAACGGTTAATCTGACTGTTGCATCTAGTTCCTACGGTGGTCAGCCTCCCGGGCCAGCTCTGATGACCGAATATTCCCAAGAACAGCTAAACACCATTACTGGCACCATACCAAATCCACAGGTTCAAGAGCCACTCTTAAAGCCAAGTCAGGAAAGCCGCAAAGACTCCGCCAAGCGTGCTGTCCAAGACGACCTTTTATTGTCTTCAGCTAAACGTCAAAAGCACTGTCAGCCAGCCCCGCTGAGGCTTGAAGCTATGTCGCTGATGAACCGCACTCCGGACAGCATTTCTGATCAGACTCAGATGATGGTCAGTCAGCTCCCTCCCAACTCTGCAAACTCTGTTGTGCCTATTAGCAACCCAGCACATGGAGATGGCCTCGCACGATTATTTCCACCGAGTAACAATTTTGGGGCCCCTGCATTGAGACAAACGGAAGTTCAATGCAATTCTCAGAATTCAGTTACTGAGCAGCAGCAAACCCAGGCCAGTCAACATCTCCAGGCCCTGCAACAGCATGTTCCAGCCCAAGGGGTATCTCACCTGCACGGTAACCACCTCTACttaaagcagcagcagcagcagcagcagcagcaagcagGACAGTTAAGAGAGAGGCATCACTTGTACCAACTGCAGCGTCACGCGCCTCATGCAGAGAGCTCTGTCCACTCTCAGCCACATAACGTCCACCAACAGAGAACTCTCCAGCAGGAAgtccagatgcagaaaaagaggaatctCGTTCAGGGCACTCAGGCCTCTCAGCTTTCCTTACAACCAAAGCACCACGGAACTGACCAGTCCCGCCCCAAGAGTGGTCAGCCACATCCCCACCATCAGCAGATGCAGCAACAGATGCAGCAACATTTTGGAAGTTCCCAGCCAGAGAAGAGTTGTGAAAACCCTTCGACCAGCCGGAGCCACCACAACCATCCCCAGAACCATCTCAGTCAAGATATGATACACCAACAGCAGGATGTTGGAAGCAGGCAGCAAGGTTCGGGGGTTTCTTCTGAACATGTATCTGGGCATAATCCATTACAGAGGCTTTTGACTTCAAGGGGCATAGAGCAACAAATGGTGTCCCAGCCCAGTATCGTGACTAGGCCTTCAGACATGCCCTGTACTCCACACAGGCCAGAGAGAAATAGAGTTTCAAGTTATTCTGCCGAGGCACTTATTGGAAAGACATCTTCTAACTCAGAGCAGAGAATGGGCATGTCACTTCAGGGTTCCAGAGTTTCAGATCAGCTTGAAATGAGAAGCTATCTTGATGTTCCCAGAAATAAGAGTTTGGCCGTTCACAATATGCAGGGTCGCGTGGACCATACTGTTGCCTCGGATATCCGCCTTACTGACTGTCAGACGTTTAAACCAAGTGGAGCCAGTCAGCAGCCCCAGAGTAATTTTGAAGTACAGTCTTCAAGAAATAGTGAAATAGGTAACCCGGTATCATCATTGAGGAGTATGCAGTCCCAGGCTTTTCGAATTAGTCAAAACCCTGGTCCACCACCAATCGACCGCCAAAAGAGATTATCTTATCCACCAGTTCAGAGTATTCCGACAGGAAATGCCATCCCCCCAAGGGACAGTGAGAACACATGCCACCAGAGTTTCATGCAGAGTTTACTTGCCCCTCACCTTGGTGATCAGGTCCTTGGAAGCCAGAGATCACTCTCAGAACATCAGAGGAACACACAGTGTGGTCCATCCTCTGCAATTGACTATAATTGTCCCCCAACCCATGAAAGTGTCCATATtagaagagagagtgagagtcaAAACAGGGAGAGTTGTGACATGTCCCTAGGTGCGATTAACACCAGGAACAGCACCCTGAATATTCCTTTCTCAAGTTCTTCTTCTTCAGGAGATATTCAGGGTCGAAACACAAGTCCCAATGTGTCTGTACAGAAGTCCAATCCCATGAGGATAACTGATAGTCATGGGACCAAGGGCCACATGAACCCTCCGGTCACAACCAACATGCATGGGGTTGCAAGGCCAGCTTTGCCCCATCCGTCTGTGTCTCACGGAAATGCTGAACAAGGGCCTCCTGTACGTCCAACTAACTCTTCAGTTCCCCAGCGATCAAGGCATCCCTTGCAAGATAGCAGTGGTTCCAAAATTCGTCAACCTGAAAGGAATCGTTCCGGAAACCAAAGACATAGTAATGTCTTTGACCCAAGTCTTCCCCATCTTCCTCTGTCCACTAGTGGCAGTATGATTCTTGGACGCCAACAAGCCGctacagagaagagaggaagtatTGTTCGTTTCATGCCCGATAGCCCACAAGTACCTAATGATAACTCAGCGCCTGACCAGCATACACTATCACAAAATTTCGGTTTTCCTTTTATTCCCGAGGGTGGCATGAATCCACCAATAAATGCTAATACTTCTTTCATTCCACAGGTTACTCAGCCTAGTGCCACTCGAACGCCAGCTCTTATTCCTGTAGATCCCCAAAATACTCTGCCCTCCTTCTATCCCCCCTACTCCCCTGCTCATCCTACGCTGTCTAATGATATTTCCATCCCCTATTTTTCTAATCAAATGTTCTCAAATCCTAGCACTGAGAAAGTAAACAGTGGAAGCTTAAATAACCGATTTGGATCAATTCTGTCTCCTCCTAGACCTGTTGGTTTTGCTCAACCAAGTTTTCCTCTGCTCCCTGACATGCCGCCAATGCACATGACCAATTCTCACTTGTCTAACTTTAATATGACATCTTTGTTTCCAGAAATAGCTACAGCTCTTCCCGATGGCTCGGCAATGTCACCTTTGCTTACAATAGCAAACTCCTCTGCCTCTGACTCTTCCAAGCAGTCCTCAAACAGACCTGCCCACAACATAAGCCATATTTTAGGTCATGACTGCAGTTCAGCTGTTTAA